In Spirochaetaceae bacterium, a single window of DNA contains:
- a CDS encoding AMP-binding protein — translation MSGTLSQRLQRVCEEHSAGTALLSRNGGGDFQPTTFAQLWSEVANVAAGLAANGVGRGDHVGLICDTRKEWLLIDLATLALGAVDVPRGSDSTADEIAYILAHADCAVAAVENAAQLAKVGGIKERLPKLARAIVLDSADLDSAALAKARNHGLAVITLEELVRAGAAHGQAEALLRAELAKGKPEDLATIIYTSGTTGEPKGVMLTHANFVYQIDVIPDAVPLGPGDMLLSVLPVWHSYERVCEYAALFAGAGIAFSKPIREVMLADLIAANPTYFPSVPRVWEGVRAGVYRTVEAEGGVKAALFKFFVAVGAAHSAMSRLLLGRVPRYQVKPRMLDVLAAALPLALLTPLALLGKVLVFKKITARLGTRFKAGISGAGALPGYVDDFFAAAGIVVLEGYGLTEAAPLVSVRPFHHPVSGTVGPPIRGTEVRIIKEDGGAALPGEQGVIHVRGPQIMKGYYKRVGDTAAVLSGDGWLNTGDLGTQTVNGEISITGRAKDTIVLLGGENIEPEPIEDLVRQSEYVEHIMVVGQDQRLLGALVVPDLAAVKTYAAAHGVAGDDLATLVTAEQIERLIRGEVQSRISARNGFKSFERIARIALIDRPFEVGDELTHTQKMRRHVIAERYAARLARLFE, via the coding sequence ATGTCGCCGCCGGTCTGGCGGCCAACGGCGTCGGTCGCGGCGACCACGTCGGTTTGATCTGCGATACCCGCAAGGAGTGGTTGCTGATCGACCTCGCGACACTTGCGCTCGGCGCGGTGGACGTGCCGCGCGGCAGCGACTCGACGGCGGACGAGATCGCCTACATTCTGGCGCACGCCGACTGCGCCGTGGCGGCGGTCGAGAACGCCGCACAGTTGGCCAAGGTGGGCGGCATCAAAGAGCGGCTGCCGAAGCTGGCACGCGCCATCGTGCTCGACAGCGCCGACCTCGACAGCGCGGCGCTGGCCAAGGCCCGAAACCACGGCCTTGCGGTGATCACCCTGGAAGAGCTGGTGCGCGCCGGCGCCGCGCACGGGCAGGCGGAGGCGCTGCTGCGCGCGGAGCTGGCCAAGGGCAAGCCCGAGGATCTCGCCACCATCATCTACACCTCCGGCACCACCGGCGAACCGAAGGGCGTGATGCTCACGCACGCCAATTTCGTGTACCAGATCGACGTGATCCCGGACGCGGTGCCGCTCGGTCCCGGCGACATGCTGCTGTCGGTACTGCCGGTGTGGCACTCCTACGAGCGCGTGTGCGAGTACGCGGCGCTGTTCGCCGGCGCCGGTATCGCGTTCTCCAAGCCGATCCGCGAGGTGATGCTGGCGGACCTGATCGCCGCCAATCCGACCTACTTCCCGAGCGTGCCGCGCGTCTGGGAGGGAGTTCGCGCCGGCGTCTACCGAACCGTGGAGGCGGAGGGCGGAGTCAAGGCGGCGCTGTTCAAGTTCTTCGTCGCGGTCGGCGCCGCGCACAGCGCCATGTCGCGGCTGCTGCTCGGCCGGGTGCCGCGCTACCAGGTCAAGCCACGCATGCTGGACGTGCTGGCCGCGGCGCTGCCGCTGGCCCTGCTCACACCGCTGGCGCTGCTGGGCAAGGTGCTGGTGTTCAAGAAGATCACTGCACGCCTCGGTACCCGCTTCAAGGCCGGCATCTCCGGCGCCGGAGCGCTGCCGGGATACGTTGACGACTTCTTCGCCGCCGCCGGAATCGTGGTGCTGGAGGGCTATGGGCTCACCGAGGCGGCGCCGCTGGTATCGGTACGCCCCTTCCATCACCCGGTGAGCGGCACCGTCGGTCCGCCAATCCGCGGCACCGAGGTGAGGATCATCAAGGAGGATGGCGGCGCGGCCCTCCCCGGAGAGCAGGGCGTGATCCACGTACGCGGTCCGCAGATCATGAAGGGCTACTACAAGCGCGTCGGCGACACCGCCGCGGTGCTGTCGGGCGACGGCTGGCTGAACACCGGCGATCTCGGTACCCAGACCGTGAACGGTGAGATAAGCATCACCGGCAGGGCCAAGGACACCATCGTGCTGCTCGGCGGCGAGAACATCGAGCCGGAGCCGATAGAGGACCTCGTGCGCCAGTCGGAGTACGTCGAACACATCATGGTAGTCGGCCAGGACCAGCGCCTGCTCGGTGCGCTCGTGGTTCCCGATCTGGCGGCGGTGAAGACGTACGCCGCCGCCCACGGCGTGGCGGGCGACGACCTGGCAACGCTGGTCACCGCTGAGCAGATCGAGCGGCTGATCCGGGGCGAGGTGCAGAGCCGCATAAGCGCCAGGAACGGCTTCAAGAGCTTCGAAAGAATCGCCCGCATCGCGTTGATCGACCGCCCGTTCGAGGTGGGCGACGAGCTTACCCATACCCAGAAGATGCGCCGCCACGTGATTGCCGAGCGCTACGCCGCGCGCCTAGCCCGCCTGTTCGAGTGA
- a CDS encoding AAA family ATPase, producing the protein MTGSAGNGNHDRGRHRPVVVYLAGFRQHAGKTVTSLGIISQLRKHLDARQIGYLKPVGQQLVRAAGGVTVDKDVELIGEFAGLADLPLDKLSPVRFSTNFTRSYLDSKYRTRLTRALSLEIKRSVDQLADRRIIIAEGSGHPGVGSVVGLSNAAVGKLLGAQTIFVSGAGIGRALDTIDVDLTYFLYHGCRVSGLIVNKVIPEKAAQVKRYITEDLINQRYAAANGAPMHVFGYMPTIPDLPHPSMRVILGALPHVQPLGDPDTIAWRRPCAAIKLVSLPAQHLQSQLRHYVGPGDVLIIGASSTPRIRQIIEFHEDVLHRGGVGGLILTCGETEKIEPPVREELIRANLPALFVSEDSAATEERLFRLYQNTKLQVFDTGKIAEIERLFEEHFETERFLDVFLS; encoded by the coding sequence GTGACCGGCAGCGCCGGCAACGGGAACCATGACCGCGGCCGGCACCGGCCCGTGGTGGTGTACCTCGCCGGCTTTCGCCAGCACGCCGGCAAGACGGTTACCAGTCTCGGCATCATCTCCCAGCTCAGAAAGCACCTCGACGCGCGCCAGATCGGCTACCTGAAACCGGTCGGCCAGCAACTCGTGCGAGCGGCCGGCGGGGTTACGGTCGACAAGGACGTGGAGCTGATCGGCGAATTCGCCGGCCTCGCCGACCTGCCGCTCGACAAGCTCTCGCCGGTACGGTTCTCCACCAATTTCACCCGCTCCTACCTCGATTCGAAGTACCGCACGCGGCTGACCCGCGCGCTGTCGTTGGAGATCAAGCGCTCGGTGGATCAGCTCGCGGACCGGCGCATCATCATCGCCGAAGGGTCCGGGCACCCGGGAGTCGGCAGCGTGGTGGGACTGTCCAACGCCGCGGTCGGCAAGCTGCTCGGCGCGCAGACGATCTTCGTCTCCGGCGCGGGCATCGGGCGTGCGCTCGACACCATCGACGTCGATCTGACCTATTTTCTGTATCACGGGTGCCGGGTCAGCGGTCTGATCGTCAACAAGGTGATCCCGGAGAAGGCCGCACAGGTAAAGCGTTACATCACCGAGGACCTGATCAACCAGCGCTACGCAGCCGCCAACGGCGCACCGATGCACGTGTTCGGCTACATGCCGACGATACCCGACCTGCCGCATCCGTCGATGCGGGTGATTCTCGGCGCCCTCCCGCACGTGCAGCCGTTGGGCGACCCCGATACGATTGCCTGGCGGCGGCCCTGTGCGGCCATCAAGCTGGTGTCGCTGCCGGCGCAGCACCTGCAGTCGCAGCTTCGCCATTACGTGGGGCCGGGCGACGTGCTGATCATCGGCGCCAGCTCAACGCCGCGCATCAGGCAGATCATCGAGTTTCACGAGGACGTTCTGCATCGCGGCGGCGTCGGCGGCCTGATTCTGACCTGCGGCGAAACCGAGAAGATCGAGCCGCCGGTGCGCGAAGAGTTGATTCGCGCGAACCTCCCGGCACTGTTCGTCAGCGAGGACTCGGCGGCCACCGAAGAACGCTTGTTCCGTCTCTACCAGAACACCAAGCTGCAGGTGTTCGACACCGGCAAGATCGCCGAAATCGAACGCCTGTTCGAGGAGCATTTCGAAACCGAGCGGTTCCTCGACGTGTTCCTCTCCTGA
- a CDS encoding PTS sugar transporter subunit IIA, translating into MNLARAFSPAAILVPLRARDDDDALRQLVERLVVATGLGDPDRIMQHLTEEAALRATLVGHGAAIVHTRLEALDTPVAALGILAPGESLHLGTGLQFVVDVIFLVLSPLSPPEPHLELVSSIASLVRDPVPLNGLRAAADAHDALAALAEFGS; encoded by the coding sequence ATGAATCTCGCACGAGCGTTCTCTCCGGCGGCGATTCTGGTACCGTTGCGCGCCCGCGACGACGACGACGCGCTGCGCCAACTGGTCGAGCGGCTGGTCGTCGCCACCGGCCTCGGCGACCCGGACCGCATCATGCAACATCTCACCGAGGAGGCGGCGCTCAGGGCTACCCTGGTCGGCCACGGCGCCGCCATCGTACACACCCGGCTGGAGGCGCTCGATACGCCGGTGGCGGCGCTTGGCATCCTTGCGCCGGGAGAGTCGTTGCACCTCGGCACCGGCCTGCAGTTCGTCGTGGACGTGATCTTCCTCGTGCTGTCGCCCCTTTCGCCGCCGGAGCCGCACCTGGAGCTGGTATCGTCGATTGCCTCGCTGGTGCGCGATCCGGTGCCGCTGAACGGGTTGCGCGCCGCCGCCGATGCGCACGACGCGCTGGCGGCGCTGGCCGAATTCGGATCGTGA
- a CDS encoding polymer-forming cytoskeletal protein translates to MPDASGILGDAVRTVPGHDVANRTSFVLAFGLMRMSFKADTTIGEGSRFEGRCAVHGNLRVDGRFVGPALQVDQLYVGVSGRVKTDVVANVVVVEGVVLGNISAARRVLLLPSARVLGDLRTPELVLQDGAMLDGNCSVGQVHGEDARRMIRDLWEGRTAPATGTGG, encoded by the coding sequence ATGCCGGACGCCTCAGGCATACTGGGCGACGCGGTACGCACCGTTCCCGGACACGATGTCGCCAACCGAACGTCATTCGTATTAGCCTTTGGCCTGATGCGCATGAGTTTCAAGGCCGACACCACAATCGGCGAGGGCTCCCGTTTCGAGGGGCGGTGCGCGGTACACGGCAACCTGCGTGTCGACGGTCGTTTCGTGGGCCCGGCGTTGCAGGTCGATCAACTCTACGTGGGCGTGTCCGGTCGAGTCAAGACCGACGTCGTGGCCAACGTCGTGGTCGTCGAGGGGGTCGTGCTCGGCAACATCAGCGCCGCCAGACGCGTGTTGCTGCTCCCCTCGGCGCGCGTGTTGGGCGACTTGCGGACGCCCGAGCTGGTACTCCAGGACGGCGCGATGCTGGACGGAAACTGCTCCGTCGGACAGGTTCACGGTGAGGATGCGCGGCGCATGATTCGCGATCTCTGGGAGGGGCGAACAGCACCGGCGACAGGCACCGGCGGCTGA